In Scatophagus argus isolate fScaArg1 chromosome 5, fScaArg1.pri, whole genome shotgun sequence, a genomic segment contains:
- the sidt2 gene encoding SID1 transmembrane family member 2 isoform X1 — MVLRSCWKSRHKNNSGPTPFWIRSGLAALFWLCVTQFTCGSEAAGGTKNVVQKDAEFDVTYNDTVTSENQTMYAFNHTVSRNKTEGVRVSVDVLSQGLESPILFVVRQKQAVLSFQVPLILRGLYQRKYPYDHVGRTLCQPPTRAASETQYFFVDVSTLSSQGTNYQLRVSRVESFTLQTDKKFSFTASPSQPQYFKYVFPDGVDTVIVKVSSDMAFPCSVMSVQDIQCPVYDLDNNVAFIGMYQTMTKKGAITVQRKDFPSNSFYVVVVVKTEDEACGGPLRFYPLLPDELIDAGNRTKVLDVVVSPAINSEVYVMGMLFCLGIFLFFYLLTFLVACLENKQMNKKREVFHNPADMSPAETASLLGKNGDGKTPASSYEYGSFADNGSPLSSEAITDSATSTDNNYGYMERSLDSVGRSRQESLSSVEEDDYDTLDDIDSDKNIVRTKKFLCVSDLARKDKRILSKKYQIYFWNIATIAVFYALPVIQLVITYQTVVNVTGNQDICFYNFLCAHPLGALSSFNNILSNLGYVLLGLLFLLIVLKRDIVHNRALVRNDLNALECGIPKHFGLFYAMGTALMMEGLLSACYHVCPNYTNFQFDTSFMYMIAGLCMLKLYQKRHPDINASAYTAYACLAVVIFFSVLGVVFGRGNMVFWIVFSVIHILATLLLSTQLYYMGRWRLDSGVLRRIVYVIYTDCIRQCSGPMYIDRMVLLVMGNIVNWSLAAYGLIERPNDFASYLLAIAICNLLLYFAFYIIMKLRSGERIQCLALVCILFTAVVWGFALYFFFQGLSTWQKTPAESREHNRDCILLSFFDDHDIWHFLSSIAMFGSFLVLLTMDDDLDTVQRDKIFVF; from the exons ATGGTGTTAAGGAGTTGCTGGAAATCGCGACATAAAAACAACTCTGGACCGACTCCGTTTTGGATCCGATCAGGATTGGCAGCCCTGTTTTGGTTATGTGTGACCCAGTTTACTTGCGGCAGCGAAGCAGCGGGGGGGACCAAAAATGTGGTCCAGAAAGATGCAGAATTTGATGTCACCTATAATGACACGGTTACTAGTGAAAACCAAACCATGTATGCTTTCAATCACACCGTCTCCAGGAATAAG ACGGAGGGAGTGCgtgtgtctgtggatgtgtTGTCACAGGGTTTGGAGAGTCCTATCCTGTTTGTGGTGCGGCAGAAGCAGGCTGTCCTGTCTTTTCAAGTCCCTCTCATACTAAGAGGCCT CTACCAGAGGAAGTACCCGTACGATCATGTGGGTCGGACACTGTGCCAGCCTCCGACTCGGGCTGCCTCCGAGACCCAATACTTCTTTGTGGATGTGTCCACCCTGTCCAGCCAGGGTACAAACTACCAGCTCAGGGTCAGCCGTGTTGAAAGCTTCACCCTGCA GACAGATAAGAAATTCAGCTTCACCGCATCACCATCCCAACCTCAG TATTTCAAGTATGTCTTCCCAGATGGGGTGGACACTGTGATTGTCAAGGTCAGCTCAGACATGGCCTTTCCCTGCTCCGTTATGTCCGTCCAGGACATCCAG tGCCCTGTCTATGACCTTGACAACAATGTGGCCTTCATTGGGATGTACCAGACTATGACCAAAAAGGGTGCAATCACTGTGCAG AGGAAAGATTTTCCTAGCAACAGTTTCTATGTGGTGGTAGTTGTAAAAACAGAGGATGAGGCATGCGGAGGCCCGCTGCGCTTCTATCCTCTTCTTCCTGATGAGCTGATCGACGCTGGTAACCGCACCAAGGTCCTCGATGTGGTGGTCTCCCCAGCTATCAACT CGGAGGTGTACGTGATGGGCATGCTGTTCTGTCTGGgtatcttcctcttcttctactTGCTCACCTTTCTGGTAGCCTGTCTGGAGAACAAGCA AATGAATAAGAAGAGAGAGGTGTTTCACAATCCTGCTGACATGTCGCCTGCTGAGACAG CCTCTCTGCTTGGGAAGAATGGAGATG GCAAGACTCCAGCCTCATCGTATGAATATGGCTCCTTTG cTGATAATGGCAGCCCGCTCAGTTCAGAGGCTATCACTGACAGCGCTACATCAACTGACAACAACTATGGATACATGG AGCGATCATTGGACAGTGTTGGACGAAGCAGGCAGGAGTCTCTGAgctctgtggaggaggatgacTACGACACACTGGACGACATTGACTCAGACAAAAACATTGTCCGCACCAAG AAATTTCTATGTGTGTCTGACTTGGCTCGCAAAGACAAAAGGATCCTCAGCAAGAAATACCAAATCTACTTCTG GAACATTGCGACTATTGCTGTGTTTTATGCGCTGCCAGTCATCCAGCTGGTCATCACCTATCAGACG GTGGTCAATGTTACAGGAAACCAGGACATCTGCTTCTACAACTTCCTGTGTGCCCACCCCCTGGGAGCCCTCAG CTCGTTCAACAACATCCTCAGTAACCTCGGTTACGTGTTGCTgggactcctcttcctcctgatcGTCCTCAAAAGAGATATCGTCCACAATCGTGCCCTCGTCCGCAATGATCTAAACGCACTG GAATGTGGTATCCCAAAGCACTTTGGCCTGTTTTATGCCATGGGCACGGCTCTGATGATGGAAGGCTTGCTCAGTGCCTGCTATCACGTCTGTCCCAACTACACCAACTTCCAGTTTG ACACCTCCTTCATGTATATGATTGCTGGACTGTGTATGTTGAAGCTGTATCAAAAGAGACACCCAGACATTAACGCAAGTGCTTACACTGCCTATGCCTGCCTGGCTGTTGTCATCTTCTTTTCTGTGCTGGGAGtg GTATTTGGGAGAGGAAACATGGTGTTCTGGATCGTTTTCTCAGTGATCCACATTCTGGCCACTCTGCTTCTCAGCACACAGCTCTACTACATGGGCCGGTGGAGGTTGG ACTCCGGGGTGCTGCGCAGGATTGTGTATGTCATCTACACAGACTGCATCAGACAGTGCAGTGGACCTATGTATATT GACCGGATGGTTCTGCTTGTAATGGGGAACATAGTCAACTGGTCTTT AGCTGCCTACGGCCTCATAGAGAGGCCTAATGACTTTGCCTCCTACCTGTTGGCCATTGCCATCTGCAACTTGCTGCTCTACTTTGCCTTTTACATCATtatgaag CTGCGGAGCGGGGAGAGAATCCAGTGTCTGGCTTTGGTGTGTATTCTGTTCACAGCTGTGGTGTGGGGCTTTGCACTGTACTTCTTCTTCCAGGGTCTCAGCACTTGGCAG AAAACTCCAGCAGAGTCTCGTGAGCACAACAGGGACTGCATCCTACTTTCATTCTTTGACGACCATGACATTTGGCACTTCCTGTCGTCCATCGCCATGTTTGGATCCTTCCTG GTCCTCCTCACCATGGATGATGACCTTGACACCGTCCAGAGAGACAAGATCTTTGTCTTCTAG
- the sidt2 gene encoding SID1 transmembrane family member 2 isoform X2: MVLRSCWKSRHKNNSGPTPFWIRSGLAALFWLCVTQFTCGSEAAGGTKNVVQKDAEFDVTYNDTVTSENQTMYAFNHTVSRNKTEGVRVSVDVLSQGLESPILFVVRQKQAVLSFQVPLILRGLYQRKYPYDHVGRTLCQPPTRAASETQYFFVDVSTLSSQGTNYQLRVSRVESFTLQTDKKFSFTASPSQPQYFKYVFPDGVDTVIVKVSSDMAFPCSVMSVQDIQCPVYDLDNNVAFIGMYQTMTKKGAITVQRKDFPSNSFYVVVVVKTEDEACGGPLRFYPLLPDELIDAGNRTKVLDVVVSPAINSEVYVMGMLFCLGIFLFFYLLTFLVACLENKQMNKKREVFHNPADMSPAETGKTPASSYEYGSFADNGSPLSSEAITDSATSTDNNYGYMERSLDSVGRSRQESLSSVEEDDYDTLDDIDSDKNIVRTKKFLCVSDLARKDKRILSKKYQIYFWNIATIAVFYALPVIQLVITYQTVVNVTGNQDICFYNFLCAHPLGALSSFNNILSNLGYVLLGLLFLLIVLKRDIVHNRALVRNDLNALECGIPKHFGLFYAMGTALMMEGLLSACYHVCPNYTNFQFDTSFMYMIAGLCMLKLYQKRHPDINASAYTAYACLAVVIFFSVLGVVFGRGNMVFWIVFSVIHILATLLLSTQLYYMGRWRLDSGVLRRIVYVIYTDCIRQCSGPMYIDRMVLLVMGNIVNWSLAAYGLIERPNDFASYLLAIAICNLLLYFAFYIIMKLRSGERIQCLALVCILFTAVVWGFALYFFFQGLSTWQKTPAESREHNRDCILLSFFDDHDIWHFLSSIAMFGSFLVLLTMDDDLDTVQRDKIFVF; the protein is encoded by the exons ATGGTGTTAAGGAGTTGCTGGAAATCGCGACATAAAAACAACTCTGGACCGACTCCGTTTTGGATCCGATCAGGATTGGCAGCCCTGTTTTGGTTATGTGTGACCCAGTTTACTTGCGGCAGCGAAGCAGCGGGGGGGACCAAAAATGTGGTCCAGAAAGATGCAGAATTTGATGTCACCTATAATGACACGGTTACTAGTGAAAACCAAACCATGTATGCTTTCAATCACACCGTCTCCAGGAATAAG ACGGAGGGAGTGCgtgtgtctgtggatgtgtTGTCACAGGGTTTGGAGAGTCCTATCCTGTTTGTGGTGCGGCAGAAGCAGGCTGTCCTGTCTTTTCAAGTCCCTCTCATACTAAGAGGCCT CTACCAGAGGAAGTACCCGTACGATCATGTGGGTCGGACACTGTGCCAGCCTCCGACTCGGGCTGCCTCCGAGACCCAATACTTCTTTGTGGATGTGTCCACCCTGTCCAGCCAGGGTACAAACTACCAGCTCAGGGTCAGCCGTGTTGAAAGCTTCACCCTGCA GACAGATAAGAAATTCAGCTTCACCGCATCACCATCCCAACCTCAG TATTTCAAGTATGTCTTCCCAGATGGGGTGGACACTGTGATTGTCAAGGTCAGCTCAGACATGGCCTTTCCCTGCTCCGTTATGTCCGTCCAGGACATCCAG tGCCCTGTCTATGACCTTGACAACAATGTGGCCTTCATTGGGATGTACCAGACTATGACCAAAAAGGGTGCAATCACTGTGCAG AGGAAAGATTTTCCTAGCAACAGTTTCTATGTGGTGGTAGTTGTAAAAACAGAGGATGAGGCATGCGGAGGCCCGCTGCGCTTCTATCCTCTTCTTCCTGATGAGCTGATCGACGCTGGTAACCGCACCAAGGTCCTCGATGTGGTGGTCTCCCCAGCTATCAACT CGGAGGTGTACGTGATGGGCATGCTGTTCTGTCTGGgtatcttcctcttcttctactTGCTCACCTTTCTGGTAGCCTGTCTGGAGAACAAGCA AATGAATAAGAAGAGAGAGGTGTTTCACAATCCTGCTGACATGTCGCCTGCTGAGACAG GCAAGACTCCAGCCTCATCGTATGAATATGGCTCCTTTG cTGATAATGGCAGCCCGCTCAGTTCAGAGGCTATCACTGACAGCGCTACATCAACTGACAACAACTATGGATACATGG AGCGATCATTGGACAGTGTTGGACGAAGCAGGCAGGAGTCTCTGAgctctgtggaggaggatgacTACGACACACTGGACGACATTGACTCAGACAAAAACATTGTCCGCACCAAG AAATTTCTATGTGTGTCTGACTTGGCTCGCAAAGACAAAAGGATCCTCAGCAAGAAATACCAAATCTACTTCTG GAACATTGCGACTATTGCTGTGTTTTATGCGCTGCCAGTCATCCAGCTGGTCATCACCTATCAGACG GTGGTCAATGTTACAGGAAACCAGGACATCTGCTTCTACAACTTCCTGTGTGCCCACCCCCTGGGAGCCCTCAG CTCGTTCAACAACATCCTCAGTAACCTCGGTTACGTGTTGCTgggactcctcttcctcctgatcGTCCTCAAAAGAGATATCGTCCACAATCGTGCCCTCGTCCGCAATGATCTAAACGCACTG GAATGTGGTATCCCAAAGCACTTTGGCCTGTTTTATGCCATGGGCACGGCTCTGATGATGGAAGGCTTGCTCAGTGCCTGCTATCACGTCTGTCCCAACTACACCAACTTCCAGTTTG ACACCTCCTTCATGTATATGATTGCTGGACTGTGTATGTTGAAGCTGTATCAAAAGAGACACCCAGACATTAACGCAAGTGCTTACACTGCCTATGCCTGCCTGGCTGTTGTCATCTTCTTTTCTGTGCTGGGAGtg GTATTTGGGAGAGGAAACATGGTGTTCTGGATCGTTTTCTCAGTGATCCACATTCTGGCCACTCTGCTTCTCAGCACACAGCTCTACTACATGGGCCGGTGGAGGTTGG ACTCCGGGGTGCTGCGCAGGATTGTGTATGTCATCTACACAGACTGCATCAGACAGTGCAGTGGACCTATGTATATT GACCGGATGGTTCTGCTTGTAATGGGGAACATAGTCAACTGGTCTTT AGCTGCCTACGGCCTCATAGAGAGGCCTAATGACTTTGCCTCCTACCTGTTGGCCATTGCCATCTGCAACTTGCTGCTCTACTTTGCCTTTTACATCATtatgaag CTGCGGAGCGGGGAGAGAATCCAGTGTCTGGCTTTGGTGTGTATTCTGTTCACAGCTGTGGTGTGGGGCTTTGCACTGTACTTCTTCTTCCAGGGTCTCAGCACTTGGCAG AAAACTCCAGCAGAGTCTCGTGAGCACAACAGGGACTGCATCCTACTTTCATTCTTTGACGACCATGACATTTGGCACTTCCTGTCGTCCATCGCCATGTTTGGATCCTTCCTG GTCCTCCTCACCATGGATGATGACCTTGACACCGTCCAGAGAGACAAGATCTTTGTCTTCTAG